From the Bacillus marinisedimentorum genome, one window contains:
- the flgD gene encoding flagellar hook assembly protein FlgD has translation MGNTIDPGYYLSSVKPEERQTGQTNLGKDAFLKLLLTQLQNQDPMQPMQDKEFISQMATFSSLEQMANMNSKLEAFLVGQSKNAIASYSEMIGKEVEFNYLDSSSEKYVSGKGEVDSVLLKNGSYYLQLTGGEQINPADVVRVSRPGSPV, from the coding sequence GTGGGAAACACGATCGATCCAGGATACTATCTTTCAAGCGTCAAACCGGAGGAAAGACAAACCGGGCAAACAAACCTTGGAAAAGATGCTTTTTTGAAACTGCTGCTGACACAGCTGCAAAACCAGGACCCGATGCAGCCGATGCAGGATAAGGAATTCATTTCACAGATGGCGACCTTTTCCTCGCTTGAACAAATGGCAAATATGAACAGCAAATTGGAAGCCTTTTTGGTTGGCCAGTCAAAAAACGCAATCGCATCTTATAGTGAAATGATCGGGAAAGAAGTGGAATTCAATTACCTTGACAGCAGTTCTGAAAAATATGTCAGCGGAAAAGGCGAAGTCGACTCCGTGCTCTTAAAAAACGGAAGTTACTATTTGCAGTTGACGGGCGGGGAACAAATTAATCCTGCTGATGTCGTCAGGGTGTCAAGACCCGGAAGTCCTGTATAA
- a CDS encoding TIGR02530 family flagellar biosynthesis protein: protein MDHRIQHLQQLHQQAPRIDRRNQGTPPDRNFASYMAEAAGLEQPLKVSKHAEKRLQDRNITVQESTWKKLNERMAEARNKGIQDSLVVLKDAALIVSATNNTVITAMNREEAQSQIFTNINGTILIDE from the coding sequence ATGGACCATCGGATACAGCATCTCCAGCAGCTTCACCAACAGGCCCCCCGTATCGACAGGAGGAATCAGGGGACGCCGCCAGACCGAAATTTTGCTTCTTATATGGCAGAAGCGGCCGGCCTTGAACAACCACTTAAAGTGAGCAAACATGCGGAAAAGCGTCTGCAGGATAGAAACATCACAGTCCAGGAATCCACCTGGAAAAAGCTGAACGAACGAATGGCGGAAGCGCGGAATAAAGGCATTCAAGATTCGCTTGTTGTCCTGAAGGATGCTGCCTTGATCGTGAGCGCCACGAACAACACAGTCATCACAGCAATGAACCGTGAAGAAGCACAGTCACAAATTTTCACGAATATCAACGGAACCATATTAATTGACGAATAA
- the flgC gene encoding flagellar basal body rod protein FlgC encodes MSIFNSLNNSASALTAQRLRMDVISSNMANIDTTRAKQDANGDWEPYRRKMVAMEPAGTFSSQLSRAMMKNGNSSSGGVKVTEIREDKTPFKLMYQPEHPDANEEGYVQLPNVDPLKEMVDLMSATRSYEANVTALNASKGMLMKALEIGK; translated from the coding sequence ATGTCAATTTTCAATTCATTGAATAACAGTGCTTCTGCCCTAACCGCACAGCGCCTTCGTATGGATGTCATCTCATCAAACATGGCCAATATCGATACAACAAGAGCGAAACAGGATGCCAATGGGGACTGGGAGCCTTACCGCCGCAAAATGGTTGCAATGGAACCGGCCGGCACGTTCAGCAGCCAGCTGAGCAGGGCAATGATGAAAAACGGAAACAGCAGTTCAGGCGGGGTGAAGGTAACAGAAATACGAGAGGACAAGACTCCATTTAAGCTGATGTATCAGCCAGAGCACCCGGATGCAAATGAAGAAGGGTACGTACAGTTGCCCAATGTCGATCCGCTGAAAGAAATGGTGGACCTCATGAGTGCAACCCGTTCTTATGAAGCGAACGTGACAGCATTGAACGCATCCAAGGGCATGCTCATGAAAGCCCTGGAAATCGGAAAATAA
- the fliE gene encoding flagellar hook-basal body complex protein FliE, which produces MEPTGAVNLFQQSAYINNPSANKTAAKSIQSFSDALKNSINDVNSIQKESDVATTRLANGQIDDLHQVMITAKKASISLQTTVEIRNKAIEAYQEIMRMQI; this is translated from the coding sequence TTGGAACCTACAGGAGCAGTTAATCTTTTTCAGCAATCTGCATACATAAATAATCCGTCTGCAAACAAGACAGCTGCCAAATCGATCCAATCTTTTTCTGATGCGTTGAAAAACTCCATTAATGATGTGAACAGCATTCAGAAAGAATCTGATGTTGCGACAACGAGACTCGCAAACGGACAGATTGATGATTTGCACCAAGTGATGATCACAGCCAAAAAAGCCAGCATTTCCTTGCAGACGACCGTGGAAATCCGCAATAAAGCGATAGAAGCCTATCAGGAAATCATGCGAATGCAAATCTGA
- the fliH gene encoding flagellar assembly protein FliH has product MSNILKSGNTRFQSANEKIIAIKPFFSKKPEQDNTQYGEEPRQTIVEDAGKQAADILEKARRQAAQILERAEKEAEAGIAAVSDERARWEQEKEILAEEAREYGKQQGLDEGREAAEHEYRKRLDQASGIVSEAKSRSQKRLEESEFQLLSLGLKAAEKIVKAELEANQALFRNIVSEVIKEARDYGEIVIYLHPDQYVHVSHEIDGLKESLQKDIQFSLYPDESLEPLSCILESSFGRIDASVDSQLTEIGRKLSEMMESGQNDEH; this is encoded by the coding sequence TTGTCTAACATTCTGAAGTCCGGAAACACCCGCTTCCAGAGTGCGAACGAAAAGATCATAGCCATCAAGCCTTTCTTTTCGAAAAAACCGGAACAAGATAATACCCAGTATGGAGAGGAACCCCGCCAGACGATTGTGGAAGATGCCGGCAAACAGGCAGCAGACATTCTTGAAAAAGCCCGCCGTCAGGCAGCGCAGATTCTTGAGCGGGCTGAGAAAGAAGCTGAGGCCGGAATTGCCGCCGTCAGTGACGAACGGGCCCGCTGGGAGCAAGAAAAGGAAATTCTGGCCGAAGAGGCCAGGGAATACGGAAAACAGCAAGGACTGGACGAAGGCAGAGAAGCCGCAGAACACGAATACCGGAAACGGCTGGATCAGGCCTCCGGGATTGTAAGTGAAGCAAAAAGCCGCTCCCAAAAACGATTGGAGGAGTCGGAATTTCAATTGCTGTCACTCGGCCTTAAAGCGGCGGAGAAGATAGTGAAAGCCGAGTTGGAGGCAAATCAAGCGTTATTCCGCAACATTGTAAGCGAAGTGATCAAAGAGGCACGCGACTACGGCGAAATCGTCATTTATCTGCATCCGGACCAATATGTGCATGTCTCGCACGAAATTGATGGCCTGAAGGAGTCACTTCAAAAGGATATCCAATTCTCTCTCTATCCTGATGAAAGCCTCGAACCTCTCAGCTGTATCCTTGAATCTTCTTTTGGGAGAATCGATGCCTCAGTTGACAGCCAGTTGACTGAAATAGGCAGGAAGCTTTCGGAAATGATGGAAAGCGGGCAGAACGATGAGCATTGA
- the fliI gene encoding flagellar protein export ATPase FliI: MSIENLIGKVKEIDPMKRYGKVKRVVGLMIEARGPQASVGELCYIHVGTKNKRKVKAEVVGFTDDSVLLMPFLSIQEISPGSLVEATGSPLEIKVGEGLIGKVVDSLGMPMDGQPLPRGLASVTTESEPPNPLERPPINESIEVGVRAIDSLLTVGKGQRIGIFAGSGVGKSTLLGMVARNTTADINIIALIGERGREVREFVERDLGPEGLKRSIVVVATSDQPALMRIKGAYTATALAEYFRNQGLDVMLMMDSVTRVAMAQREVGLATGEPPTTKGYTPSVFAVLPKLLERSGTNKHGSITAFYTVLVDGDDLNEPISDTVRGILDGHFVLDRQLANKGHFPAINILKSISRVMNHVVPETHRQKADKLRDLLATYSDSEDLINIGAYKRGSSAEVDEAIHYHPEIIKFLKQGTEEKVSAGSGIDRMIQLIK, from the coding sequence ATGAGCATTGAAAACCTTATCGGCAAAGTGAAAGAAATCGATCCGATGAAGCGTTACGGTAAAGTGAAGCGTGTTGTCGGCTTGATGATCGAAGCACGCGGCCCCCAGGCTTCAGTCGGGGAACTATGTTATATACATGTCGGGACGAAAAACAAACGGAAAGTGAAAGCGGAAGTTGTTGGATTTACAGATGATTCTGTGCTGCTGATGCCGTTTTTGTCGATTCAGGAAATCAGTCCCGGGAGTCTCGTTGAAGCGACCGGTTCACCGCTGGAGATAAAAGTGGGGGAAGGATTGATCGGAAAGGTCGTCGATTCACTTGGAATGCCAATGGACGGCCAGCCGCTGCCGCGCGGACTAGCAAGTGTCACGACAGAAAGCGAACCGCCCAACCCGCTGGAACGGCCGCCAATAAATGAAAGTATTGAAGTCGGTGTCCGTGCCATCGATAGTCTGTTGACCGTAGGTAAAGGTCAGCGCATCGGCATTTTTGCCGGGAGCGGGGTCGGGAAGAGCACCCTGCTGGGTATGGTGGCACGAAATACGACAGCGGACATCAATATAATTGCACTGATAGGCGAGCGCGGCCGGGAAGTAAGGGAGTTCGTGGAACGGGACCTTGGTCCCGAAGGGCTGAAGCGGTCGATTGTCGTGGTGGCCACGTCCGATCAGCCGGCATTGATGAGAATAAAAGGTGCTTATACAGCGACAGCCCTTGCCGAATATTTCCGAAATCAGGGGCTGGATGTAATGCTCATGATGGACTCGGTGACAAGGGTGGCAATGGCCCAGCGGGAAGTGGGCCTTGCAACTGGTGAGCCGCCTACTACCAAAGGTTATACGCCGTCAGTGTTTGCCGTGCTCCCAAAGCTGCTGGAACGGTCTGGAACGAATAAACACGGTTCAATCACCGCGTTTTATACCGTCCTTGTTGATGGTGATGACTTGAATGAACCGATTTCTGATACGGTCCGAGGAATACTTGACGGGCATTTCGTGCTTGACCGCCAGCTAGCAAACAAAGGTCATTTTCCTGCGATTAACATTCTCAAGAGCATCAGCAGGGTGATGAACCATGTTGTTCCTGAAACTCACAGGCAAAAAGCGGACAAGCTCCGTGATTTACTCGCCACGTACAGCGATTCGGAAGACTTGATAAACATCGGCGCATATAAACGGGGTTCATCGGCAGAAGTCGACGAGGCGATTCATTATCATCCAGAGATCATCAAGTTCCTGAAGCAGGGGACAGAAGAGAAAGTGTCGGCCGGAAGCGGCATCGACCGAATGATACAACTAATAAAGTGA
- a CDS encoding MotE family protein, whose translation MAKAQKERNMTGGQRFLIVFIPILLIAAILLTVAAVKGINVFEESKRFVAELKGEEAGDDPPSGNEVKQLRGTVDQQRAEIEALNSDLRQKDSQMEDLQKEIERYQAELDQLKEERNENLADDGESAKMFAEMSPKNAAAIISELKTEQAYGILGEMNPKERAAVLEKMSPEKAAELASLLLAQP comes from the coding sequence ATGGCAAAAGCACAAAAGGAAAGAAACATGACCGGTGGACAGCGCTTTTTGATTGTCTTCATTCCGATTCTGCTGATTGCCGCCATCCTGCTTACCGTCGCAGCAGTCAAGGGAATCAATGTCTTTGAAGAAAGCAAGCGGTTCGTGGCAGAACTGAAAGGTGAGGAGGCTGGCGACGATCCTCCATCTGGAAATGAAGTGAAACAGCTCCGGGGAACTGTTGACCAGCAGCGAGCTGAAATTGAAGCGCTGAACAGCGATTTGAGACAAAAAGATTCCCAGATGGAAGATTTGCAAAAAGAGATTGAACGTTATCAGGCTGAACTGGATCAGTTGAAGGAAGAGCGGAATGAAAACCTGGCAGATGATGGGGAATCGGCTAAAATGTTTGCCGAAATGTCTCCGAAAAACGCCGCAGCCATCATTTCCGAGCTCAAGACTGAGCAAGCTTACGGAATCCTTGGAGAGATGAATCCGAAAGAAAGAGCAGCGGTTCTTGAAAAAATGAGCCCTGAGAAAGCAGCCGAACTTGCAAGTCTGCTGCTGGCACAGCCTTAA
- the fliF gene encoding flagellar basal-body MS-ring/collar protein FliF: protein MNEKLLIYKNKAIDFWKSRTKSQKGMMIGSIAIFILLLAGTSFFASRANLVPLYTNLSARETGQIKQTLDSRGIKSELGNGGTAIYVPEEVVDSLKVELAAEGIPDSGTIDYSFFGENAGFGMTDNEFKVLKLEATQTELAGLLKGMDGVDNAKVMITLPEQSVWVTDKEELASASIVLHTQPGYSFKPEQIKAMYHLASKSVPNLPTDNIVITNQFFEDFSIISEKNNTTLTAFEEQHAIKKQIEHDIQREVQRMLSMMMGPEKVVVSVSTDIDFTKENRQEDLVEPVDKENMEGLAVSVERITETFTGNQDLAGGTIMGDEDNPTYQGEDPQGTGDYERIEERINNDVNRIRKEITESPYKLRDVGIQVVVEPPVADDPSSLPPESVNDIKEILNTVIRTTIQNGGGQNPLTEEEIENKIYVSVQQFNGKAEIPQRTGLAAIPLWAYAAGAALLLAVIGAAAAVFIKSRRRKQTEIESEEYRFSEEAYLPDVPDVNDDQMDEGKVKRSQLERMAKEQPEEFAKLLRTWLSDD, encoded by the coding sequence ATGAATGAAAAGCTATTAATCTATAAAAATAAAGCAATAGACTTTTGGAAAAGCCGTACGAAGTCCCAAAAAGGAATGATGATCGGGAGCATTGCGATATTCATCCTGCTGCTGGCCGGAACAAGCTTTTTTGCTTCAAGGGCTAATCTTGTCCCCCTTTATACCAATCTTTCAGCAAGGGAAACAGGGCAGATCAAGCAAACGCTTGACAGCAGGGGTATAAAGTCGGAACTGGGGAATGGCGGAACAGCCATTTATGTACCTGAAGAAGTGGTGGATTCGCTCAAAGTTGAGCTTGCTGCTGAAGGTATACCTGACTCTGGAACAATTGATTATTCGTTCTTCGGAGAGAATGCAGGTTTCGGCATGACGGACAATGAATTTAAAGTCCTTAAGCTTGAAGCGACACAAACAGAGCTCGCCGGTTTGCTGAAGGGCATGGACGGGGTGGACAATGCAAAGGTGATGATTACGCTTCCTGAACAAAGCGTCTGGGTAACCGACAAAGAGGAGCTTGCATCTGCATCCATTGTATTGCATACACAGCCAGGCTATTCGTTCAAACCTGAACAAATAAAAGCCATGTATCATCTTGCATCTAAAAGCGTTCCGAACCTGCCTACTGATAATATCGTCATTACAAACCAGTTTTTTGAGGACTTTTCCATTATTTCTGAGAAAAATAATACAACATTGACAGCATTTGAAGAACAGCATGCCATCAAAAAGCAGATTGAGCATGATATCCAGCGTGAAGTACAGCGGATGCTCAGTATGATGATGGGTCCTGAAAAAGTGGTTGTTTCCGTATCCACTGACATTGACTTCACCAAGGAAAACCGTCAGGAGGATTTGGTCGAACCAGTTGATAAAGAAAACATGGAAGGGCTTGCTGTAAGTGTCGAACGGATTACAGAGACTTTTACCGGAAATCAGGATCTGGCCGGCGGAACAATTATGGGGGATGAAGATAACCCGACTTATCAGGGTGAAGACCCGCAGGGCACTGGTGATTATGAACGAATCGAAGAGCGCATCAATAACGATGTGAACCGAATCCGAAAAGAAATCACTGAGTCTCCATATAAACTGCGTGATGTCGGTATCCAGGTAGTCGTTGAACCGCCAGTTGCGGATGATCCGTCATCTCTTCCGCCTGAAAGTGTAAATGACATCAAAGAAATACTCAACACAGTAATTCGGACCACCATTCAAAATGGTGGGGGTCAAAATCCATTAACGGAAGAAGAAATTGAAAATAAAATTTATGTCTCTGTCCAGCAGTTTAATGGAAAGGCTGAAATACCGCAGAGAACCGGGCTTGCTGCAATCCCGCTGTGGGCATACGCAGCAGGGGCTGCACTGTTGCTTGCAGTGATTGGTGCAGCTGCAGCAGTCTTCATCAAATCCCGCAGACGGAAACAGACGGAAATTGAATCGGAAGAATACCGGTTCAGCGAAGAAGCATATCTGCCTGATGTGCCGGATGTGAACGATGATCAAATGGATGAAGGCAAAGTGAAGCGCAGTCAGCTTGAACGGATGGCAAAGGAACAGCCCGAAGAATTTGCGAAGCTGCTGAGAACCTGGCTATCGGACGATTAG
- the fliJ gene encoding flagellar export protein FliJ, translating to MGFHYSMTKVLDFKEKEKETAGTAYQEAVGRFEEAAEKLFRSLRKKEELEEKRNSQLGAGISVSAIRDQESYLDSLERNINQYQQLVFRSRESMEESQRILIEKNTEVKKYEKMRDREFSQYCADEKQREFAQMDEVSIQQFINQRN from the coding sequence ATGGGGTTTCACTATTCGATGACAAAAGTGCTTGATTTCAAGGAGAAAGAAAAAGAAACAGCGGGAACCGCTTATCAGGAGGCTGTGGGAAGGTTTGAAGAAGCTGCTGAAAAGCTTTTCAGGTCACTCAGAAAAAAAGAAGAACTTGAAGAGAAAAGAAACAGCCAATTGGGTGCCGGGATATCCGTTTCCGCCATCCGCGACCAGGAGAGCTACCTGGACAGCCTGGAGCGGAACATCAACCAGTACCAGCAGCTTGTTTTCCGCTCACGGGAAAGCATGGAAGAGAGCCAGCGGATCCTTATTGAAAAGAATACAGAAGTCAAGAAATACGAAAAAATGCGGGACCGGGAGTTTTCGCAATACTGTGCAGATGAAAAACAGCGGGAGTTTGCACAAATGGATGAAGTCTCCATACAGCAATTTATCAATCAGAGGAATTAG
- a CDS encoding flagellar hook-length control protein FliK, which produces MKINTMMPTSVQKPAVQSKSAEKAAIFQGLISSLKTDGNPAEMKKAGADPLIALIEMITGSTGTGINPANLQPEMLQSVEAAGMLAHLPEGARAEIEQLFKSGIQADELIQRLKATGDPALMIAAVIYSAMNSAPKAGPINSMEAGKYNPRQMLKNFGNHSGGLAEKSAGGQVSKEQAVKLLELAASTVKNRNATLAQPVTGRPEQMPGRFSLHHHFSAEAIKEYPETIKALTGTHQIQTHGNGLHALQQYSIHLGESGQTEAAKQQFTREFQQILSRAAVKHDGAGTTRLSIRLFPENLGSVTVELVNEKGMLTARIAAATAGAKELLESQLHQLRQLLVNQNIPLEKLEVSTQQQAFRSMLDQGGQREQEENAQPFVHDREQDGGEDEEELETFQEMLMNLKI; this is translated from the coding sequence TTGAAGATTAACACCATGATGCCAACATCAGTTCAGAAACCGGCAGTCCAAAGCAAGAGCGCAGAAAAAGCGGCCATATTCCAAGGGCTGATTTCCTCTTTAAAGACAGACGGCAACCCGGCAGAAATGAAAAAAGCCGGAGCCGATCCGCTAATTGCCCTGATTGAAATGATCACAGGCAGCACTGGAACAGGCATTAATCCAGCAAATTTGCAGCCTGAAATGCTTCAGAGCGTTGAGGCCGCAGGTATGCTCGCCCATCTTCCCGAAGGTGCCAGAGCGGAAATCGAGCAGCTTTTCAAAAGCGGAATCCAGGCGGATGAGTTGATTCAAAGACTAAAAGCGACCGGAGACCCAGCCCTAATGATCGCGGCTGTTATCTATTCGGCTATGAATTCCGCTCCGAAAGCCGGTCCAATTAACAGCATGGAAGCCGGAAAATATAATCCCCGCCAGATGCTGAAAAATTTCGGCAATCATTCAGGCGGATTGGCAGAAAAATCAGCCGGCGGGCAGGTTTCAAAGGAACAGGCTGTGAAGCTTTTGGAACTGGCAGCTTCCACCGTAAAGAACAGAAATGCGACTCTGGCGCAGCCGGTGACAGGAAGACCCGAACAAATGCCGGGCAGATTTTCACTGCATCATCATTTTTCGGCTGAGGCAATCAAGGAATACCCGGAAACTATCAAGGCCCTGACCGGAACACACCAGATCCAGACGCACGGTAATGGGCTGCATGCGCTGCAGCAATATTCAATCCACCTTGGTGAAAGCGGGCAGACGGAGGCAGCCAAGCAGCAATTCACGAGGGAATTCCAGCAGATTCTTTCCCGGGCCGCGGTCAAGCATGACGGAGCAGGGACAACACGGCTTTCGATCAGGCTTTTTCCTGAAAACCTTGGATCTGTCACGGTAGAACTCGTCAATGAAAAAGGTATGCTGACTGCCAGGATTGCAGCGGCAACGGCCGGCGCGAAAGAGTTGCTTGAGTCTCAACTCCATCAGCTGCGGCAGCTACTCGTGAACCAGAACATCCCGCTTGAAAAATTGGAAGTTTCGACACAGCAGCAGGCTTTCCGATCGATGTTGGACCAGGGCGGACAAAGGGAGCAGGAAGAAAACGCACAGCCTTTCGTTCACGATCGTGAACAGGACGGCGGGGAAGATGAGGAAGAACTTGAAACATTTCAGGAAATGCTGATGAACTTGAAAATTTAG
- the flgB gene encoding flagellar basal body rod protein FlgB, whose product MKLFSTETFGVLERSLNYASLKQKAISSNIANVDTPDYKAKDVKFKDVLNQSAADFKANRTDRRHLDFKGGHPSGQLSIHQRQGTMYNHNGNNVDIDHEMAEMAKNQIYYNALTDRINGKFNSLQTVIKGGR is encoded by the coding sequence ATGAAATTATTTTCAACAGAAACATTTGGGGTCCTTGAACGCTCGCTGAACTATGCTTCCTTGAAGCAAAAGGCCATTTCAAGCAATATCGCAAACGTTGATACGCCCGATTATAAAGCGAAAGATGTCAAGTTTAAGGACGTGCTGAACCAATCGGCCGCTGATTTTAAAGCGAATAGGACGGATCGGCGCCATTTGGATTTCAAAGGCGGACATCCTTCCGGGCAATTGTCCATCCATCAGCGGCAGGGAACGATGTATAACCATAATGGCAATAATGTCGACATCGATCATGAAATGGCAGAGATGGCTAAAAATCAGATCTATTACAATGCGCTGACTGACAGGATCAACGGTAAGTTCAACAGCCTGCAGACAGTCATAAAGGGAGGCAGATAA
- the codY gene encoding GTP-sensing pleiotropic transcriptional regulator CodY, with protein sequence MNLLEKTRKINAMLQEAAGKPVNFKEMAESLRDVITANIFVVSRRGKLLGFAINQEIENERMKKMLADRQFPPEYTKNLFNVSETTANLDINSEYTAFPVENRELFKSGLTTVVPIIGGGERLGTLILSRVKNEFHDEDLILAEYGATVVGMEILREKAEEIEEEARSKAVVQMAISSLSYSELEAIEHIFEELDGNEGLLVASKIADRVGITRSVIVNALRKLESAGVIESRSLGMKGTYIKVLNDKFLVELSKLKTN encoded by the coding sequence ATGAATTTATTGGAAAAGACACGTAAAATTAATGCAATGCTCCAGGAGGCTGCAGGCAAGCCTGTGAATTTCAAGGAAATGGCAGAGTCCCTTCGCGATGTGATCACTGCAAACATCTTCGTCGTAAGCAGGCGCGGAAAACTCCTTGGATTTGCCATCAACCAGGAAATTGAAAATGAGCGTATGAAAAAAATGCTAGCGGACCGTCAGTTTCCGCCGGAGTACACAAAAAATCTGTTCAATGTGTCCGAAACGACAGCTAACCTTGACATCAACAGTGAGTACACCGCTTTCCCGGTTGAGAACAGGGAATTGTTCAAATCCGGGCTGACAACTGTCGTGCCGATTATAGGAGGCGGAGAACGCCTCGGCACATTAATCCTTTCAAGGGTTAAAAATGAGTTCCATGATGAAGATCTCATCCTTGCCGAATATGGTGCAACTGTTGTCGGAATGGAAATTCTGCGTGAAAAAGCAGAGGAAATCGAAGAGGAAGCGAGAAGCAAAGCGGTTGTTCAAATGGCCATCAGCTCATTATCTTACAGTGAACTTGAAGCCATCGAGCACATTTTTGAAGAACTGGACGGCAATGAAGGCCTGCTGGTGGCGAGCAAAATCGCTGACCGCGTCGGCATCACCCGATCAGTTATCGTGAACGCCCTGCGCAAGCTGGAAAGTGCCGGTGTCATCGAATCAAGATCACTCGGCATGAAAGGGACATATATTAAAGTGTTGAACGATAAGTTCCTCGTAGAACTTTCAAAATTGAAAACAAACTAA
- the fliG gene encoding flagellar motor switch protein FliG gives MKHATELTGKQKAAILLISMGPDVSAQVYKYLSEEEIEKLTLEISSVRKVDGGMKEKVLEEFHQTALARDYITQGGIGYARTVLEKALGKGEAESIIGRLTSTLQVRPFDFARKADPSQILNFIQNEHPQTIALILSYLESEQAGQILSELPHEMQADIARRIAVMDSTSPEIVNEVEQILERKLSATVTQDYTQAGGIEAVVEVLNGVDRSTERTILDALEIQDPELAEEIKKRMFVFEDIVTLDSRAIQRVIREVENEDLILALKVASEEVKEIVFKNMSSRMSETFKEEMEFMGPVRLRDVEEAQTRIVAIIRRLEDAGEIVIARGGGDDIIV, from the coding sequence ATGAAACATGCAACAGAGCTAACAGGCAAACAAAAAGCGGCCATACTTCTGATATCGATGGGACCAGATGTTTCTGCGCAGGTCTATAAATATTTGTCCGAGGAAGAAATCGAAAAGCTTACCCTTGAAATTTCTTCTGTCCGCAAAGTGGACGGCGGCATGAAAGAGAAGGTACTGGAGGAGTTTCACCAGACCGCTCTTGCAAGGGATTACATCACCCAGGGCGGTATCGGTTATGCCCGGACAGTCCTGGAAAAAGCCCTTGGGAAGGGGGAAGCCGAAAGCATCATAGGCAGGCTGACATCGACCCTCCAGGTAAGGCCATTCGATTTTGCGAGAAAAGCCGATCCTTCCCAGATTCTGAACTTCATCCAGAATGAGCATCCGCAAACGATCGCCTTGATTTTATCATATTTGGAATCCGAACAGGCAGGCCAAATATTGTCAGAACTGCCTCACGAAATGCAGGCAGACATCGCAAGGCGGATCGCAGTCATGGACAGCACATCGCCAGAAATTGTCAACGAGGTTGAGCAAATACTCGAACGGAAACTTTCGGCTACTGTCACTCAGGATTATACGCAGGCCGGCGGTATCGAAGCGGTCGTCGAAGTCCTGAACGGCGTGGACAGAAGCACGGAGCGGACGATCCTGGATGCGCTTGAAATACAGGATCCGGAACTGGCGGAAGAAATCAAAAAGAGAATGTTTGTCTTTGAAGACATTGTCACTCTCGACAGCAGGGCGATCCAGCGGGTTATCCGGGAAGTTGAAAATGAAGACCTTATCCTCGCTCTTAAAGTCGCCAGTGAAGAGGTCAAAGAAATTGTGTTCAAAAATATGTCTTCCCGCATGAGCGAGACATTCAAAGAAGAAATGGAATTTATGGGGCCGGTGAGGCTTCGTGATGTAGAAGAAGCGCAGACGCGGATTGTCGCGATTATCAGAAGGCTGGAAGACGCTGGCGAAATCGTCATTGCCCGCGGCGGGGGAGATGATATCATTGTCTAA